The following proteins are co-located in the Aurantiacibacter atlanticus genome:
- the flgG gene encoding flagellar basal-body rod protein FlgG, with translation MPTSALHVARTGLEAQDTRMRVIANNLANIGTTGFKRDRANFETLSYDDARIAGQRSSGETAYAIGLNLGTGVGVQGTTRIDTQGTMATTGNSLDMALDGDGFFEVELPGGQTAYTRAGNFTLSADGQLVTAQGYALQPAIQVPEGAQSISVGPDGTVTAMVPGDSAPAELGQITIASFVNAAGLQATGDNLLLETAASGAADTGVPGQNGRGQIRQGMLESSNVNVVEELVEMIEAQRAYEINSKMISAVDEMLRNANQTL, from the coding sequence ATGCCCACTTCCGCACTTCACGTCGCCCGCACCGGCCTTGAGGCACAGGACACCCGCATGCGGGTGATTGCCAACAATCTGGCCAATATCGGCACCACCGGTTTCAAGCGCGACCGCGCCAATTTCGAGACGCTGTCATATGATGACGCGCGCATCGCCGGGCAGCGTTCCAGCGGCGAGACGGCTTACGCAATCGGCTTGAATCTTGGGACCGGCGTGGGCGTGCAGGGCACCACCCGCATCGACACGCAAGGCACCATGGCGACGACCGGTAACTCACTAGATATGGCGCTGGATGGCGACGGATTTTTCGAGGTGGAGCTACCCGGCGGGCAGACGGCCTACACCCGCGCGGGCAATTTCACCTTGTCCGCTGACGGACAGCTTGTCACCGCGCAAGGATATGCCCTGCAACCCGCGATCCAGGTGCCCGAGGGCGCACAATCGATCTCGGTCGGTCCGGATGGCACCGTCACCGCCATGGTGCCGGGCGACAGCGCACCGGCCGAACTGGGCCAGATTACCATTGCCAGCTTCGTTAATGCGGCAGGACTGCAGGCGACGGGTGACAATCTGCTGCTGGAAACCGCGGCCAGCGGCGCTGCCGATACCGGTGTGCCCGGCCAGAACGGCCGCGGCCAGATCCGTCAGGGCATGCTGGAATCGTCCAACGTCAATGTGGTGGAAGAGCTGGTCGAGATGATTGAGGCGCAGCGTGCCTATGAGATCAATTCCAAGATGATCAGCGCGGTGGATGAAATGCTGCGCAACGCCAACCAGACGTTGTGA
- a CDS encoding flagellar basal body P-ring protein FlgI, with the protein MRILSFLLAALTMLIAAPIHAERIRDLGTFDGVRPNQLTGYGIVVGLDGTGDDNFEYVTEAMRGVSGRLGLSLPPGVSPGLKNAAAVIITAELPAFAKPGQTIDVTVSTIGRADSLRGGSLVLSPLYGADGQVYAMSQGNLAVGGLGVSGRDGSQVTVNVPTVGRIADGATVERSVATGFDSQGELRFNLHNADFQTARRMREAINNRFPGSARVVDGVTLSIVMPLGADARSEMIAAIEMINVTPAETPARVIVNSRTGTVVINSAVRLAPAAISHGRLVVRIEEDPLVVQPAPFSDGVTAVEQASDIALDIEETRLAMLRGGANLSEVVDALNMLGVGAADLVVILEALKQAGALQAEMVIL; encoded by the coding sequence ATGCGTATTCTCTCCTTTCTGCTTGCAGCGCTTACCATGTTGATCGCCGCCCCCATACATGCTGAACGCATTCGCGATCTCGGCACGTTTGATGGCGTGCGCCCCAACCAGCTGACAGGCTACGGAATCGTTGTCGGCCTTGATGGCACGGGCGATGATAATTTCGAATATGTGACAGAGGCTATGCGCGGTGTTTCCGGAAGGCTTGGTCTTTCCCTGCCACCGGGCGTCTCTCCGGGCCTCAAGAATGCGGCCGCCGTCATCATCACCGCCGAATTGCCCGCCTTTGCCAAGCCTGGACAGACCATCGATGTGACCGTTTCCACCATCGGCCGTGCGGATTCCCTGCGCGGCGGATCGCTGGTGCTATCCCCGCTATATGGCGCGGATGGGCAGGTTTATGCCATGTCGCAGGGCAATCTTGCGGTGGGCGGGCTTGGCGTATCGGGTCGCGATGGGTCGCAAGTCACCGTCAATGTGCCCACCGTGGGCCGCATTGCCGATGGCGCAACCGTGGAACGCAGCGTCGCCACCGGCTTCGACAGCCAGGGGGAGCTGCGCTTCAACCTGCATAATGCCGATTTCCAGACTGCCCGCCGCATGCGCGAGGCGATCAATAATCGTTTCCCCGGTTCGGCGCGCGTGGTTGACGGGGTTACCCTCTCCATCGTCATGCCGCTGGGCGCAGATGCCCGCAGCGAAATGATCGCCGCCATCGAGATGATCAACGTGACCCCGGCGGAAACACCCGCGCGCGTGATCGTGAATTCGCGCACTGGAACGGTGGTCATCAATTCTGCCGTGCGCCTTGCCCCTGCCGCAATCAGCCACGGAAGGCTTGTCGTGCGGATAGAGGAAGACCCGCTCGTGGTGCAGCCTGCGCCATTCAGCGACGGTGTAACTGCTGTCGAGCAAGCTTCGGACATCGCTCTCGACATCGAGGAAACACGGCTCGCCATGCTGCGAGGCGGGGCGAACCTTTCCGAAGTCGTCGATGCACTGAACATGCTGGGCGTCGGCGCAGCGGATCTTGTCGTTATCCTGGAAGCTCTCAAGCAAGCGGGCGCACTGCAAGCTGAAATGGTGATATTGTGA
- a CDS encoding flagellar basal body L-ring protein FlgH, protein MNRIVATGFLALALSACAMEGGNPQPGFAASLPRPPVVASPHNGAIYQAANGYAALHEGTRARHVGDLVTVVLVESLSTNKTTSATTGRDGQASILPPSAGPLGFLNPDALNASSSSSFNGSGTASQRSQLNGAISVTISEVRPNGTALVVGERNMRLSQGDEWVQFAGILRLIDIDVDNRILSTRIADAQIIYGGQGAIQQASRPGWLGRFFNMVSPF, encoded by the coding sequence ATGAACCGCATCGTCGCAACAGGCTTTCTGGCTCTAGCGTTATCAGCCTGTGCAATGGAGGGCGGCAATCCGCAGCCCGGCTTTGCCGCATCGCTGCCGCGCCCCCCTGTTGTCGCATCGCCGCACAATGGCGCGATCTACCAGGCTGCCAATGGTTATGCCGCGCTGCACGAAGGCACGCGTGCGCGCCATGTCGGCGATCTTGTCACCGTCGTGCTTGTTGAAAGCCTCAGTACCAACAAGACCACCAGCGCCACTACCGGTCGCGACGGACAGGCATCCATCCTGCCCCCCAGCGCCGGCCCGCTGGGATTTCTCAATCCCGATGCCCTTAATGCTTCGTCCAGTTCGTCGTTCAATGGATCAGGCACTGCATCCCAGCGCAGCCAGCTCAACGGCGCCATCTCGGTCACGATTTCCGAAGTGCGCCCCAATGGCACGGCGCTGGTGGTTGGAGAACGGAACATGCGATTGAGCCAGGGCGATGAATGGGTGCAGTTCGCAGGGATCCTGCGGCTGATCGATATCGACGTCGACAATCGCATCCTCTCCACCCGCATCGCAGATGCCCAGATCATCTATGGCGGGCAAGGCGCAATCCAGCAGGCCAGCCGTCCCGGATGGCTAGGCCGTTTCTTCAACATGGTCAGCCCCTTTTGA
- a CDS encoding rod-binding protein — protein sequence MTSILPSSPMQGGALSTPAAPREDLREAAQAFEAIFIRQLLSSARASDFGGGDLFGGPGLEQFEAMRDEQFADIASQQGTFGLAAAIERQLNAFVDQGGD from the coding sequence GTGACGAGCATCCTCCCCTCCTCTCCCATGCAGGGCGGCGCGCTTTCCACCCCAGCAGCCCCGCGTGAAGATCTGCGCGAAGCGGCGCAGGCGTTCGAGGCGATCTTTATCCGGCAATTGCTATCGTCTGCGCGCGCCAGCGATTTCGGGGGGGGTGACCTTTTCGGTGGCCCCGGTCTCGAACAGTTCGAAGCCATGCGCGACGAGCAATTTGCCGACATCGCCTCACAGCAGGGCACATTTGGCCTGGCCGCGGCGATAGAGCGGCAGTTGAACGCTTTCGTCGACCAAGGAGGCGACTAG